A genomic region of Anaerolineales bacterium contains the following coding sequences:
- a CDS encoding rod shape-determining protein: MPLFGRDLGIDLGTTNTLICEGNDIVLHEPTVVAIDVDELKIVEVGQAAREMDGRVPDIIQVMRPLRDGVIADFEVTQRMLGHFIEKACGPARLFKPRVMMTVPYGVTSVESRAVHEAALQAGCRDVHLIQQPLAAAIGVGLPIATPSGNMVVNLGGGVTQAVVVAMSGIVAAGAIRIGGGRLDEAIVGYVRKKYGLIIGSRTAEDTKIRIGAAIPQGEERTVEIQGQDQVTGLPRPITLTTGEIVEALQETLQLQITAIRNVLERTPPELASDIIDRGMVICGGGSLLRGLDKWLTRETGVPAYLAEEPVACTAKGAARALGMLERLKRHLPPV; this comes from the coding sequence ATGCCCCTCTTCGGGCGCGACCTGGGCATCGACCTCGGCACGACCAACACCCTGATCTGCGAAGGCAACGACATCGTTCTTCACGAGCCGACGGTGGTCGCCATCGACGTCGACGAACTGAAGATCGTCGAGGTCGGGCAGGCGGCGCGTGAGATGGATGGGCGCGTCCCCGACATCATTCAGGTGATGCGCCCGCTGCGGGACGGCGTGATTGCCGACTTCGAGGTGACCCAGCGAATGCTGGGCCACTTCATCGAGAAGGCCTGCGGTCCGGCACGGCTATTCAAGCCCCGGGTGATGATGACCGTGCCCTACGGGGTGACGAGCGTTGAGAGCCGGGCGGTGCATGAGGCGGCGCTGCAGGCCGGATGCCGGGACGTGCATCTGATCCAGCAGCCGCTGGCGGCCGCCATCGGAGTCGGGCTGCCGATTGCCACGCCCTCCGGCAACATGGTCGTCAACCTGGGCGGCGGGGTGACCCAGGCCGTGGTGGTGGCGATGAGCGGGATTGTCGCCGCCGGCGCGATCCGCATCGGCGGCGGCCGCCTCGATGAAGCGATCGTCGGTTACGTGCGCAAGAAGTATGGCTTGATCATAGGCAGCCGTACTGCCGAGGATACGAAGATCCGCATCGGGGCTGCCATCCCCCAGGGCGAGGAACGAACGGTTGAGATCCAGGGACAGGACCAGGTCACCGGCCTGCCGCGCCCGATCACCCTGACCACGGGTGAGATCGTCGAAGCCCTGCAGGAGACGCTCCAGCTCCAGATCACCGCCATCCGCAATGTGCTCGAGCGCACCCCCCCGGAGCTAGCCTCGGACATCATCGACCGCGGCATGGTGATCTGTGGCGGCGGCTCACTCCTGCGCGGCCTGGACAAGTGGCTGACCCGCGAGACCGGCGTCCCGGCTTACCTGGCCGAGGAGCCCGTGGCCTGCACCGCCAAGGGCGCCGCCCGCGCCCTGGGCATGCTCGAGCGCCTGAAGCGGCACCTTCCGCCGGTCTAG
- a CDS encoding redox-sensing transcriptional repressor Rex has protein sequence MVQGRVPDIIVGRLPLYLRALSRMQEAGKEVTSSQDLGTLLGISSAQIRKDLSQFGEFGKQGTGYNVAFLIAQLRRILQVERVWNVALIGVGDLGRAIANYGGFVDRGFRIVVAFESDAQKIGQSVGTLVTQDMARLEQEVQGRGIRLAMLAVPAAAAQDVTDRLVACGVRGILCYAPTSISVPAGVQVRYTDPVLHLQHMTFYFAPD, from the coding sequence ATGGTTCAGGGGAGAGTCCCGGACATTATTGTTGGAAGATTGCCGCTCTACCTCCGGGCGCTGTCGCGCATGCAAGAGGCCGGCAAGGAAGTCACATCCTCCCAGGACCTGGGGACCCTCCTGGGAATCTCCTCGGCCCAGATCCGCAAGGACCTCTCGCAGTTCGGCGAGTTCGGCAAGCAGGGCACGGGATACAACGTTGCCTTCCTGATCGCCCAGCTGCGGCGCATACTCCAGGTCGAACGCGTCTGGAATGTTGCCCTGATCGGGGTCGGCGATCTGGGCCGGGCTATTGCCAACTACGGGGGCTTTGTCGATCGTGGGTTCCGCATCGTGGTCGCCTTCGAGAGCGATGCGCAGAAGATCGGGCAGTCGGTCGGGACGTTAGTCACTCAGGACATGGCCCGCCTCGAGCAGGAAGTCCAAGGGCGGGGGATCCGCCTCGCCATGCTGGCCGTGCCGGCCGCCGCCGCCCAGGACGTAACCGACCGATTGGTGGCCTGCGGGGTGCGCGGCATCCTGTGCTACGCCCCAACCTCGATCTCCGTGCCGGCCGGGGTGCAGGTCCGGTACACTGATCCGGTCCTGCATTTGCAGCACATGACATTCTACTTCGCTCCCGACTAG
- the obgE gene encoding GTPase ObgE, giving the protein MFLDEVQVEVTSGRGGDGAVHFRREKYVPRGGPDGGNGGKGGDVVFEASSILSTLSAFRRRPSLTAQDGRPGGRGDRTGRSGEDLMLQVPLGTLVRDALTGDLLGDLVSSGDRLVVCQGGRGGRGNARFANPSNQAPRLAEKGEPARIRGLQLELRLIADVGIIGAPNAGKSTLLSVLTRARPKIGEYPFTTLEPNLGVYEFEDGSSLVLADIPGLIEGAHAGAGLGDAFLRHIQRTRLLIHLLDGTAVDPLADYSQINAELALFDEHLSHKPQVVAVNKIDMPEVRERWPALEERLRSMGVTPRAVSAVARSGLRELVNEVRRLAEITPLPRPPAGLPVYRRQARLDDFSVQPEGPRAWRVAGEPLERAAAMTYWELEESVRRFQRLLARLGVEDALRSAGAQPGDSVRIAEHEFEWQDW; this is encoded by the coding sequence GTGTTCCTTGATGAGGTGCAGGTCGAAGTGACCTCCGGCCGAGGGGGTGACGGCGCGGTACATTTCCGACGCGAGAAGTACGTCCCGCGTGGAGGTCCCGACGGCGGCAACGGGGGAAAAGGCGGGGATGTGGTCTTCGAGGCCAGCTCGATCCTCTCCACCCTGTCTGCCTTTCGCCGCCGTCCTTCCCTGACCGCCCAAGATGGACGCCCGGGCGGCCGGGGAGACCGCACCGGCCGGTCGGGGGAGGATCTGATGCTCCAGGTTCCCCTCGGAACGCTCGTGCGAGACGCACTGACCGGGGATCTGCTGGGAGACCTGGTGTCGTCGGGCGACAGGCTCGTGGTGTGCCAGGGAGGGCGGGGTGGACGCGGCAACGCTCGCTTCGCCAACCCCAGCAACCAGGCGCCGCGCCTGGCCGAGAAGGGTGAGCCCGCCCGCATTCGCGGCTTGCAGTTGGAGCTGCGCCTGATCGCCGACGTCGGGATCATCGGCGCTCCCAACGCCGGCAAGTCCACGCTGCTTTCCGTCCTCACCCGTGCCCGCCCCAAGATCGGCGAATACCCCTTTACCACGCTGGAGCCCAACCTCGGGGTGTACGAATTCGAGGACGGCTCGAGCCTGGTGCTGGCAGATATCCCCGGGCTGATCGAAGGCGCCCATGCCGGGGCGGGGCTGGGGGACGCCTTCCTACGCCACATTCAGCGCACCCGCCTGCTCATCCATCTTCTGGATGGGACGGCGGTCGACCCGCTGGCCGACTACTCGCAGATCAACGCCGAACTCGCATTGTTCGACGAACACCTCTCGCACAAGCCGCAGGTAGTGGCGGTCAACAAGATCGATATGCCGGAGGTTCGGGAGCGTTGGCCGGCGCTGGAGGAGAGGCTGCGCTCGATGGGCGTCACGCCCCGAGCCGTCTCTGCGGTGGCCCGGTCGGGATTACGCGAGCTCGTCAACGAAGTCCGCCGGCTGGCGGAGATCACCCCGCTGCCGCGGCCGCCAGCGGGCTTGCCCGTCTACCGGCGCCAAGCCCGCCTGGATGACTTCTCCGTGCAGCCCGAGGGCCCAAGGGCGTGGCGCGTGGCGGGTGAACCTCTCGAACGCGCCGCCGCCATGACCTACTGGGAGCTCGAGGAGTCGGTGCGCCGCTTCCAGCGTCTGCTGGCCCGCCTCGGCGTTGAGGATGCCTTGCGCTCCGCCGGTGCCCAGCCCGGCGACAGCGTGCGCATCGCGGAGCATGAGTTCGAGTGGCAAGACTGGTAG
- the nadD gene encoding nicotinate (nicotinamide) nucleotide adenylyltransferase, protein MARLVGVLGGTFDPPHYGHLRLAGEARRMLLLDKVLWVVTAVPPHKPLAPVASIDTRLQLVRAALKDEQGFELSLADVERPAPHYAAGTMEWLRQRDPAAQFAYIMGSDSLIDLPTWHDPAGFLALCWRLAVLQRPGPKPDLATLEEALPGLGEKVVWVEATLVDVSASEIRRRVKQDLPYKHLMPPGVAKIIEDLGLYR, encoded by the coding sequence GTGGCAAGACTGGTAGGCGTTCTGGGCGGCACCTTCGATCCGCCGCACTATGGCCACCTGCGCCTCGCCGGCGAGGCACGGCGCATGCTGCTGCTTGACAAGGTGCTGTGGGTGGTCACCGCCGTGCCGCCTCATAAGCCCCTTGCGCCGGTGGCCTCGATCGACACCCGCCTCCAACTGGTGAGGGCGGCATTGAAGGACGAGCAGGGCTTCGAGCTGTCGTTGGCGGACGTCGAACGGCCTGCGCCCCACTATGCGGCGGGCACGATGGAGTGGCTTCGGCAGAGAGACCCCGCCGCGCAGTTCGCCTACATCATGGGCTCTGACAGCCTGATCGACCTTCCCACCTGGCATGATCCGGCGGGCTTCCTGGCCCTGTGTTGGCGCCTGGCGGTCCTTCAACGCCCGGGCCCGAAGCCGGACCTGGCAACCCTGGAGGAGGCCCTGCCCGGGCTGGGGGAGAAGGTCGTTTGGGTGGAGGCGACGCTGGTCGATGTCTCCGCCAGCGAGATTCGGCGGCGGGTGAAGCAAGACCTGCCCTACAAGCATCTGATGCCGCCTGGCGTTGCCAAGATCATTGAGGATCTGGGTCTGTACCGATGA